One Cryptomeria japonica chromosome 9, Sugi_1.0, whole genome shotgun sequence genomic window carries:
- the LOC131067415 gene encoding peroxidase 57, whose protein sequence is MRLGIRCLACLFALTFALLISTNSNGFNTHRPYSLEEYTIRPGLHQDFYRHSCPQAEGIIKATINEMSANYPGIAPALIRLAFHDCFVEGCDASVLLDSVEGVFLSEKNSIPNLNSLRGYDIIDEIKHRLEAVCPETVSCADIIVLSARHAVVMTKGPFIPVKTGRRDSTTSFADLAESNLPSPNDEIRTMIQTFREKGFTAKEMVSLLGAHTVGTAHCRFFQERLTNFNGTGRADPTIDEHFRSHLSSLCSWQTDPAVALDNGSASSFDSHYYRNLEGGRGLLYVDQALMAAPITRSIVDLYASNQDLFYRDFSLAMVKLFNLNVLTGKQGQIRKECSKLVNNSRRSYDEAPFKDPEESFPF, encoded by the exons ATGAGGCTGGGAATTCGTTGTTTGGCGTGCTTATTCGCGTTAACGTTTGCGCTGCTGATATCGACGAACTCTAATGGCTTCAACACTCACCGCCCCTATTCTTTAGAGGAATACACCATCCGGCCTGGATTACACCAGGATTTCTACCGTCATTCGTGCCCGCAGGCAGAAGGTATTATCAAAGCCACTATTAATGAGATGTCGGCGAATTACCCAGGCATCGCTCCTGCCCTTATACGACTGGCTTTCCATGACTGTTTTGTTGAG GGATGTGATGCATCTGTCTTGTTGGATTCGGTCGAGGGGGTCTTTTTGTCTGAGAAAAACTCGATCCCAAATCTCAATTCTCTTAGGGGATACGACATAATTGATGAGATAAAGCATAGATTGGAAGCAGTCTGTCCTGAAACGGTTTCTTGCGCGGACATTATTGTGCTCAGTGCAAGACATGCCGTGGTTATG ACGAAAGGGCCTTTCATTCCTGTAAAAACAGGGCGTAGAGACAGCACTACTTCGTTTGCCGACCTGGCAGAGAGCAATCTGCCCTCGCCGAACGATGAAATCCGCACCATGATCCAAACATTCAGGGAGAAAGGGTTTACGGCAAAGGAAATGGTGAGTCTGCTGGGGGCTCACACCGTCGGAACAGCCCACTGTCGCTTTTTCCAGGAAAGACTGACAAACTTTAACGGTACTGGTAGGGCCGACCCCACCATTGACGAGCATTTCCGCAGCCATCTGAGCTCCCTCTGCAGTTGGCAGACAGATCCAGCGGTGGCCTTGGACAATGGCAGCGCGTCTTCATTCGATTCCCACTACTACAGAAATTTGGAAGGCGGAAGAGGGCTTCTGTATGTCGACCAGGCGTTAATGGCGGCGCCCATCACCCGCAGCATAGTCGACTTGTACGCTTCCAATCAGGATCTCTTCTACCGCGATTTCTCACTCGCCATGGTCAAACTTTTCAATCTGAATGTGCTCACAGGAAAACAGGGGCAAATAAGAAAAGAGTGCTCTAAACTTGTCAATAACAGCAGGAGGTCATATGACGAGGCGCCTTTCAAAGATCCAGAAGAATCATTTCCCTTTTAA